The genomic window ATAGAAACAGCGCAATATCTTTCTCTCCTAGCTTCGAAGATTAGAGAGTCCCACACCTACTGCTCAATTGGCAACAAGGTGACTAACAGGTAAGATTATGCTTCCAATTTGCCTCCTTAACTTTAAGACTCTGCCGCTTCCTCAATCTGCTTCCAATATTCTAATCTCCCTTCTGGGCGTGGCGGGTATCCCATTGCCAAGGTTCATTTCTTGTGTTGCTGTGTTGATCCCGTCCATCGCTGCAATTGCGAACAATGATGTGGAGGTCACCTTGCTTTTCTCATCTTGTCAGTCCCACTCCTCTCTTCTATGTATCTTGTTTGTCCAACTGAACTGAATGAAACTAGCGTGCTAAGCTTGCTTTGGATATTTATTCTCTATAGGTTACTAGATTCACTCAACTTCATCCTAAGCATGCCTCTCACCGTTACTACAACTTATCCCGTTTCAACCCCGCACAATCACAGGTACTGTTCTCACTCATCAACAATTTGTCCCCTAACTCTTAAATACTTCTACAAAATAACGCATTTCTCGCAGGCTATTTCTAATCCCCCTCCCCAACAAAAACCTACACATACAGATGCACCAAATCATTATATTGGCCACAACGTTTCTAGGAAGGATAAAAACAAGTATCTTCTCTCTACTGTAAGTATCTATCGTCATGCCCAGTCAAGCTCGTCTTTTTTCTTGAATTGCTTTTTTAAATACCAAATAATGCGATGCCACACAGCTTCTTGATCTGAACGACACTAAGGAAGCGATTTATGGTGCCCTTGATGCGTGGGTTGCATGGGAGCAGAACTTCCCTATTGCCTCTTTGAAACTCATATTGAATGCTCTCGAGAAGCAACAACAGTGGCATAGGGTTGTTCAGGTACATGATATGATTTGTTGCTGATTAAATGGAATTTAGCTTGACCTCACTTTTATTCAATAAATTACTCTGTTTCTTCAGGTGATTAAATGGATGCTGAGCAAGGGGCAGGGGAACACAATGGGAACATATGGTCAATTGATACGAGCTTTAGATATGGACCATAGAGTGGAAGAAGCGCACAAATTCTGGCAGACCAAAATCGACACTGATTTGCATTCGGTTCCCTGGCAGTTGTGTCATCTCATGATATCTGTATATTACCGAAACAACATGCTGGATGATCTTGTTCGGGTATGTTTTCCAAACTAACCATATACTACAATTTTGTTGTCTTCTACTGATGCTCATTTGATCGTTATGGACAATTTGTGCAAATATTCGATTACAATGTCATTGGACCGTCACtgatattttattttagattGACGCATTGACATTTGCATCGTAATTTTGTGTTCTTTCATCAACAGCTTTTCAAGGGATTGGAAGCTTTTGATCGTAAACCTCGAGATAAAACCATCATTAAGAAAGTAGCAAATGCATACGAGATGTTGGGCTTACATCAAGAGAAAGAGAGGGTACTGAAGAAATATAGCAATCTCTTCACAGAAGAAGGATCGATTAAGAAAGCTAGGAGGAACTCATctgagaaaaaattaaaaaggtaGTCTTATTTGTTGTCTTCGCACACCAGTATTTTTGTAGTTGATTGGTTTTGATTTTGGACCGGCATGGCTCCAAAGTACGGCAAGAACCAAATTATTTAGAGCTAATACATCCATATATAACTGGTAGTGTTAAATTTAGGGTTGACAAAAACACTGTACATGTTTCACCGAATTCAAGTCGTGATTGAAGCATTGCCAAAGCGAATTACCATCAACTGAAAAGAAAACATTTATAGAAACAAGTAATCTGAACATCATCAATTTTATTAGTGAATGAAACAACTATTTATGTTTTCGTGTATGCCTAACTTATTACTTTCATGTGCTAATTCACTCAACCGTGTTGTAATTGTATAACTCTGGCATTGAGATCAGAGCATATGGCAATACAGCTCAGCTTGAGACTTCTCAGTTGACTTGTCACAATATCAGTTCAAATACTTAGAAAAATCTTGTTGAGCTTCTAGAACCAATTCATCGTCATCACACTCGTCAGGGTATGACTCAGGTTGCAGCCTCTTGTTCTTAGATGCAAACTTGTACATTTCCATCCTCCATTCTTCAACACCACGAATCCTAGACTGATTAGCAATCCAGTTATCGTATTCCCACAGTCATTACCATATATAATCCCAAACGCACAATATAAGTCTTGCTAATATATATTCTTTCCGGTTCACAATATTTTCGTTTTGATGTATTTAATCATTATCATTAAAATAGAATTGGTTACGAGTCCATTGAATTTTAAatgcaatagaaaataaaaagacAACTGTTACTATGAATTGGGGAAGCAAGTATATGATTTGAGACAAGCTAAAAACATTCATCgcttttaagttttaactttaGAAAGCACTTGGTAATTGGCCATATTATCAGTGTAACGCTTAGAAGTGCCAGAAGCTTCAAGTGAAGAGTAGAATGCTTCAGGTCTCAGGATCTTGAGTCATTTCTTCTTTGGAAGGAAGTGCAAGGCGATTTGACAAAGCTCCTGCTATCCATTTGGTCTGCAGTTTGAACATGGGGAAGGGAACAACCTTCCAAGGCAACCCAATGGGGCCAATGCTGGTGGAAAAACATGCTTCTACAATGGTCTTACACAGTTGTCATCTACACTTACTTCCCCATTTGTTTCAAGGAATGGGAAATCATACTTGTACCTGCTAAACGAACAAAAATggtcatcaatcatcaacattTATTCAGTTCTCTTCTCCAATTGCAGGGTCTTGAATTAAACTAAATGGAGAATGCTGAAAATACCTTGTTCAATGTACTATGATTTTCGCACCAACTGCGTCTCCATCTTTGAAAACCACACGAACATCTTGATGAACACTGTCAATCTGCATGTGCAACAAATACCAGCGCGTAAGATAAACCATTCAAGAGAAAAGTTGTCAAATAAAATGATGGATACTAGTAATCATAATTGAAATGGAAAAACCAGATTAGATTATCCAAAAATGAAGGTGATAATCAACTAAAAAAGAGATAATGGAGGTGATATGCTAAAAAATATCAAACGTAGAGCAACAACATATTTCCACGAACCAAAGAATTTAAGCCTTGAATCCCAAAAAGGATTATGATAGTTTAATGGAGTTAGAGAGTATTAGTAGTATAGTACTGGCCAAAAAATGCTTTTGCAAATAGTCAAAAAGCAAAGGAAGCAGGCACATACTTGATCTTGAAAAGATTCAGGTGTCCTATAATTGTGGCTGTGCATTTGCTTCCCTCGCCATGCACTAATTCCCgcaaagattttaaattaaaacatGAAACGAAACAAAATATGAGCATAAATAATGAATTTCATCTCATTCTCTTgttaattatgaaaatttgagttccatttaagggtttgttattggccaatgaattgctgcatgacaagtgagctgaccactcgaacAACCTAAATTGGTTATTTTTGTGTgaaatttgttttttatttaaaaaaaaatcccaaaagTAGAGCAATCTAATAACTATTTTGCCATAGTTTGGTTTTGGGCCAACTCTTGGAGTATAGCCCGTATTTTCCCAGGGTAGATTTGACATTATCACAAATATTTAGGCCCCAGAAAAACCATTATTTTTTCGCGAAATGCTTAATGCTTTCTTtcgagaaaaaaaataatagacaatgtaccaaaaaaaaaaatgagaaataataataataattaatagacaAATCCCTCGTAAGTTCCAACACAAATGATAACTCAAgacataaaattattaaaattttaaattaagttTAAAATAAATACTTCAATAATTATTGAAAAGTGAAAGgctcaaataaagaaaatatgaTTATCCAGAATAAATACttcaataatatattaatattaatgtGCTTGTGTTAATGAG from Arachis ipaensis cultivar K30076 chromosome B09, Araip1.1, whole genome shotgun sequence includes these protein-coding regions:
- the LOC107618844 gene encoding pentatricopeptide repeat-containing protein At4g18975, chloroplastic, coding for MMWRSPCFSHLVTRFTQLHPKHASHRYYNLSRFNPAQSQAISNPPPQQKPTHTDAPNHYIGHNVSRKDKNKYLLSTLLDLNDTKEAIYGALDAWVAWEQNFPIASLKLILNALEKQQQWHRVVQVIKWMLSKGQGNTMGTYGQLIRALDMDHRVEEAHKFWQTKIDTDLHSVPWQLCHLMISVYYRNNMLDDLVRLFKGLEAFDRKPRDKTIIKKVANAYEMLGLHQEKERVLKKYSNLFTEEGSIKKARRNSSEKKLKR